From a region of the Torulaspora globosa chromosome 7, complete sequence genome:
- a CDS encoding zinc-dependent alcohol dehydrogenase — protein MSLPKTQKAVIFEKNGGELQYKDIPVPEPKPNEILINVKYSGVCHTDLHAWKGDWPLPTKLPLVGGHEGAGVVVAKGSLVKGWEIGDFAGIKWLNGSCMACEYCEKANESNCPSADLSGYTHDGSFQQYATADAVQAARIPAGTDLAEVAPILCAGITVYKALKSANLRAGEWVAISGASGGLGSLAVQYAKAMGYRVLGIDGGEEKEQLFKKLGGEYFIDFTKSKDVIAEVISATNGGAHGVINVSVSEAAISASTRYARANGTVVLVGLPANAYCKSEVFNQVVKSVSIVGSYVGNRADTREALDFFTRGLVRSPIKIVGLSTLPEIYEKMEKGQIVGRYVVDTSK, from the coding sequence ATGTCACTCCCAAAGACGCAGAAGGCAGTCATTTTCGAGAAGAACGGCGGTGAGCTGCAGTACAAGGATATCCCCGTGCCCGAGCCCAAGCCCAACGAGATCCTGATCAACGTCAAGTACTCAGGCGTGTGCCACACGGACCTGCACGCGTGGAAGGGCGACTGGCCGTTGCCCACGAAGCTGCCTTTGGTCGGCGGACACGAGGGCGCCGGCGTGGTGGTCGCCAAGGGCTCGCTGGTGAAGGGGTGGGAGATCGGCGACTTTGCCGGGATCAAGTGGCTGAACGGGTCGTGCATGGCGTGCGAGTACTGCGAGAAGGCGAACGAGTCGAACTGCCCCAGCGCGGACCTCTCCGGGTACACGCACGACGGGTCGTTCCAGCAGTACGCGACCGCTGACGCGGTGCAGGCGGCCAGAATCCCCGCCGGCACCGACTTGGCCGAGGTGGCCCCCATCCTGTGTGCCGGTATCACCGTGTACAAGGCGTTGAAGTCTGCGAACCTGCGTGCGGGCGAGTGGGTCGCCATCTCGGGCGCCTCCGGCGGGCTGGGCTCGCTGGCCGTCCAGTACGCCAAGGCGATGGGCTACCGGGTGCTCGGCATCGACGGCGGCGAGGAGAAGGAGcagctgttcaagaaactggGCGGCGAGTACTTCATCGACTTCACCAAGAGCAAGGACGTGATCGCCGAGGTGATCTCCGCCACCAACGGCGGCGCCCACGGCGTCATCAACGTGTCTGTGTCTGAGGCTGCCATCTCCGCCTCCACCAGATACGCCAGGGCCAACGGTACCGTTGTGCTAGTCGGGCTGCCAGCCAACGCCTACTGCAAGTCCGAGGTGTTCAACCAGGTCGTCAAGTCTGTCTCCATCGTCGGCTCCTACGTCGGAAACAGGGCAGACACCAGAGAGGCGCTCGacttcttcaccagagGCCTCGTCCGCTCCCCCATCAAGATCGTCGGCCTCTCGACCTTGCCGGAGATCTACGA